The following are from one region of the Macaca thibetana thibetana isolate TM-01 chromosome 2, ASM2454274v1, whole genome shotgun sequence genome:
- the CX3CR1 gene encoding CX3C chemokine receptor 1, whose protein sequence is MDPFPESVTENFEYDDSAEACYIGDIVAFGTVFLSIFYSVVFAIGLVGNLLVVFALTNSKKPKSVTDIYLLNLALSDLLFVATLPFWTHYVINEEGLQNAMCKFTTAFFFIGFFGSIFFITIISIDRYLAIVLAANSMNNRTVQHGVTISLGVWAAAILVAAPQFMFTKQKENECLGDYPEVLQEIWPVLRNVEANFLGFLLPLLIMSYCYFRIIQTLFSCKNHKKAKAIKLILLVVVVFFLFWTPYNVMIFLETLKLYDFFPSCDMRRDLRLALSVTETVAFSHCCLNPLIYAFAGEKFRRYLYHLYGKCLAVLCGRSVHVDFSPSESQRSRQGSVLSSNFTYHTSDGDASLLL, encoded by the coding sequence ATGGATCCGTTCCCTGAATCAGTTACAGAAAACTTTGAGTACGATGATTCAGCTGAAGCCTGTTATATTGGGGACATCGTGGCCTTTGGGACTGTGTTCCTGTCCATATTCTACTCCGTTGTCTTTGCCATTGGCCTGGTGGGAAATTTGTTGGTAGTGTTTGCCCTCACCAATAGCAAGAAGCCCAAGAGTGTCACCGACATTTACCTCCTGAACCTGGCCTTGTCTGATCTGCTGTTTGTAGCCACCTTGCCCTTCTGGACTCACTATGTGATAAATGAAGAGGGCCTCCAGAACGCCATGTGCAAATTCACTACTGCCTTCTTCTTCATCGGCTTTTTTGGAAGCATAttcttcatcaccatcatcagcatTGATAGGTACCTGGCCATCGTCCTGGCCGCCAACTCCATGAACAACCGGACTGTGCAGCATGGCGTCACCATCAGCCTAGGCGTCTGGGCAGCAGCCATTTTGGTGGCAGCACCCCAGTTCATGTTcacaaagcagaaagaaaacgAATGCCTTGGTGACTACCCTGAGGTCCTCCAGGAAATCTGGCCCGTGCTCCGCAATGTGGAAGCAAATTTTCTTGGCTTCCTACTTCCCCTGCTCATTATGAGTTACTGCTACTTCAGAATCATCCAGACGCTGTTTTCCTGCAAGAACCACAAAAAAGCCAAAGCCATCAAACTGATCCTTCTGGTGGTCGTCGTGTTTTTCCTCTTCTGGACACCCTACAACGTTATGATTTTCCTGGAGACGCTTAAGCTCTATGACTTCTTTCCCAGTTGTGACATGAGGAGGGATCTGAGGCTGGCCCTCAGTGTGACCGAGACAGTTGCATTTAGCCATTGTTGCCTGAATCCTCTCATCTATGCATTTGCTGGGGAGAAGTTCAGAAGATACCTTTACCACCTGTATGGGAAATGCCTGGCTGTCCTGTGTGGGCGCTCAGTCCATGTTGATTTCTCCCCATCTGAATCACAAAGGAGCAGGCAGGGAAGTGTTCTGAGTAGCAATTTTACTTACCACACGAGTGATGGAGATGCGTCCCTCCTTCTCTGA